CACCAACGAGTGCATTGagccaaacaaaaagatcGACGATATACGTGCCGAACCCTACACTTTGCCCAGCGGCTTCAAGTGGGTGACACTCGATCTGAACGATGCCAGCGATTTGAAGGAGCTGTACACGCTGCTTAATGAGAATTATGTAGAGGACGATGATGCCATGTTTCGCTTCGACTATCAGCCGGAGTTCCTGAAGTGGTCTCTGCAGCCACCGGGCTGGAAACGAGACTGGCACGTTGGGGTTCGTGTGGAGAAATCCGGTAAATTGGTCGGCTTCATTTCGGCCATTCCCAGCAAATTGCGAACTTACGAGAAGGTGCTCAAGGTGGTCGACATTAATTTCTTGTGTGTGCACAAGAAGTTGCGCAGCAAACGTGTCGCTCCGGTCCTCATTCGTGAGATTACACGACGCGTGAATTTGACGGGCATCTTTCAGGCTGCCTACACAGCGGGCGTTGTGCTGCCCACGCCGGTGTCGACGTGCCGTTATTGGCATCGTTCGTTGAATCCCAAGAAGCTGGTCGATGTACGCTTCTCGCATCTGGCACGCAACATGACCATGCAACGCACCGTCAAACTCTACAAACTGCCTGATCAGCCCAAGACAAAGGGCTATCGTCGCATCACAGCCAAAGACATGGATAAGGCGCACAAATTGCTTGAGGATTACTTGAAGCGCTTTTCGCTGGGTCCCATGTTTACCAAGGAGGAATTTAAGCATTGGTTCACGCCACGCGATGGCATCATCGATTGCTTCATTGTTGCCGACGAGAAGGGCAACATCACCGATTTGACCAGTTACTACTGTCTGCCCTCGTCCGTTATGCATCATCCGGTGCACAAGAATGTGCGTGCCGCATATTCGTTCTACAATGTGTCGACGAAGACGCCATGGATTGAGCTGATGAACGATGCTTTGATCTCGGCGCGCAATGTCCAAATGGATGTGTATAATGCGCTTGATCTGATGGAGAATAAGAAGTTCTTTGTGCCGTTGAAGTTT
This is a stretch of genomic DNA from Drosophila albomicans strain 15112-1751.03 chromosome 3, ASM965048v2, whole genome shotgun sequence. It encodes these proteins:
- the LOC117566972 gene encoding glycylpeptide N-tetradecanoyltransferase yields the protein MPNADETPAANQDDESEHELHQKTKDVARATKEMVESAVAGLKLMELGSAAANEANASGATEDAKESGKSFIASEQNRQALLQAMTDAMANTRQQAKKFAFWSTQPVTKLDELVTTNECIEPNKKIDDIRAEPYTLPSGFKWVTLDLNDASDLKELYTLLNENYVEDDDAMFRFDYQPEFLKWSLQPPGWKRDWHVGVRVEKSGKLVGFISAIPSKLRTYEKVLKVVDINFLCVHKKLRSKRVAPVLIREITRRVNLTGIFQAAYTAGVVLPTPVSTCRYWHRSLNPKKLVDVRFSHLARNMTMQRTVKLYKLPDQPKTKGYRRITAKDMDKAHKLLEDYLKRFSLGPMFTKEEFKHWFTPRDGIIDCFIVADEKGNITDLTSYYCLPSSVMHHPVHKNVRAAYSFYNVSTKTPWIELMNDALISARNVQMDVYNALDLMENKKFFVPLKFGAGDGNLQYYLYNWRCPAMQPEDIALILM